One region of Drosophila subobscura isolate 14011-0131.10 chromosome J, UCBerk_Dsub_1.0, whole genome shotgun sequence genomic DNA includes:
- the LOC117893929 gene encoding uncharacterized protein LOC117893929, with product MFTEADQSSNSRTAVLEKSSLTGAATNMKKLLKTIRRIFTQSKAGKDLRKIRHTCHSEEEHQNWLNEQLECSKISLH from the coding sequence ATGTTTACCGAAGCAGATCAGAGTTCCAACTCCAGGACTGCTGTCCTGGAGAAGAGCTCTCTCACTGGCGCCGCCACCAACATGAAGAAGCTCCTGAAGACCATCAGGAGAATCTTCACCCAGTCGAAGGCGGGCAAGGACCTCAGAAAGATCcgccacacatgccacagcgAAGAGGAGCATCAAAACTGGCTCAACGAGCAACTGGAGTGCAGCAAAATCTCTCTCCACTGA
- the LOC117893788 gene encoding enhancer of split malpha protein, whose protein sequence is MSTITKQKKCNNNMYKSKVSPSRRLKNLLKPLLGHVFHLKKELPKRSSYIASIEKEAEFDWLNNDMDNMANEHLESRLLEEIRQCAKEDAIIVYNQNGSGELQTMDQEDHYVPVHFARTNAGTFFWTSVQPQDSAPYAIEWNFLDRWAQA, encoded by the coding sequence ATGTCGACTATCACCAAGCAGAAgaagtgcaacaacaatatgTACAAGTCGAAAGTATCACCCTCGCGTCGCCTGAAGAACCTCCTCAAGCCACTCCTGGGTCACGTCTTCCATCTGAAGAAGGAGCTGCCCAAACGCAGCTCCTACATTGCCTCCATCGAGAAGGAGGCCGAGTTTGACTGGCTCAACAACGACATGGACAATATGGCCAACGAGCATCTGGAGAGCCGCCTCCTCGAGGAAATCCGCCAGTGCGCCAAGGAGGATGCAATCATCGTCTACAACCAGAACGGCTCTGGGGAACTGCAAACCATGGACCAAGAGGACCACTATGTTCCTGTTCACTTTGCCCGCACCAATGCCGGCACCTTCTTCTGGACTTCGGTGCAGCCCCAAGACAGCGCGCCCTATGCCATCGAATGGAACTTCCTCGATCGGTGGGCCCAGGCGTGA
- the LOC117893190 gene encoding uncharacterized protein LOC117893190, which translates to MRTLITSPTRTEGTVQKAYLGLHLLLVAGNFQPRETKVLAKEGSSRKATARSLTQSQKFEQCIKIVAICHLIWDSPPDYDYIEYEDNDEDINEKTLGPEETYVSIKEDYKKAKCVPPGLSQKDIAKFWEAVAEWETEVKNLFLVEKFVPIVKEFDNAIKINLWGVLRLRKTIMCYRSLFSNPKPPQTTTITTTGRSTQLTTTPTAISSTTVSPLTASSCNAYTEIGVWINEQINGTLSLDKLIKKLPKIVGELERHIRRSCCPYQPVRDRVEVVHDGIDFILEFHRIEPYKRAQSSGFIGADFDNLKTRLEYLSSELAKGGEGEEPSVGTCCPAWSEQLEAFKEEFEKLVEKLRGNTSSLDITSLTNKQKDLEKSHSGQIKLLEKLEALHNSQASEITESCCQKEKIVENIEKCLVDLKSVNALSESKKIVGSLQERLNQTSGTLTSTERLLIAEEANIRKITYLCGELCPNQKKQRLGEQSTSVSLLEAQVNEMNDKAPGIVELAGSLNWTAHLKSINQVRQRFMGFMIEQRQKDVNFHVANIYEEPSDESLKELTRRLDQLEAMLNGLRPKNQTYEQILLDRMGGLEQGLRDRLSVLNARIKKTEADAKNCNSDCDWGELPTMAELQQRVKAMAASVKSRSGKRS; encoded by the exons ATGCGTACGCTGATCACGAGCCCGACGCGCACGGAAGGAACC GTTCAAAAAGCGTATTTGGGTCTGCACTTGCTTTTGGTAGCTGGTAATTTCCAGCCCAGGGAAACCAAAGTTTTGGCAAAAGAAGGTTCCAGCCGGAAAGCCACAGCTAGAAGCTTGACCCAATCACAAAAATTTGAACAGTGCATCAAGATTGTTGCGATATGCCACCTCATCTGGGATTCGCCGCCCGACTACGACTACATTGAGTACGAGGACAACGACGAGGATATAAACGAAAAAACCCTAGGTCCGGAAGAAACTTACGTTAGCATCAAGGAGGATTACAAAAAGGCCAAGTGCGTTCCTCCAGGCCTCAGTCAAAAAGATATAGCCAAGTTTTGGGAGGCTGTCGCCGAGTGGGAGACGGAAGTGAAGAACCTTTTTCTCGTAGAGAAATTCGTTCCTATCGTCAAGGAATTCGACAACGCTATTAAGATTAATCTGTGGGGGGTGCTTCGTCTTCGAAAAACAATAATGTGCTATCGAAGCTTGTTTTCCAATCCGAAAccaccacaaacaacaacaataacaacaacaggacGATCCACACAATTGACGACGACACCCACGGCAATTTCGTCAACAACGGTTTCTCCCTTGACTGCCAGTAGTTGCAATGCGTACACCGAAATCGGAGTTTGGATAAATGAGCAGATCAATGGAACTTTAAGTCTGGATAAACTAATCAAGAAGTTGCCAAAAATTGTGGGGGAGCTCGAGCGCCACATCCGCAGAAGTTGCTGTCCCTATCAGCCCGTGCGAGATCGGGTGGAAGTAGTCCATGATGGCATCGATTTCATATTGGAATTTCACAGAATAGAGCCCTACAAGAGAGCGCAGTCCTCGGGTTTTATTGGCGCAGACTTTGATAATCTAAAGACGAGATTGGAGTACCTAAGCTCGGAGCTAGCCAAGGGAGGAGAAGGGGAAGAACCATCCGTAGGCACATGCTGCCCCGCCTGGTCCGAGCAATTAGAGGCTTTCAAAGAAGAGTTCGAAAAGCTTGTTGAAAAACTAAGAGGAAATACCTCCTCTTTAGATATAACATCCTTGACCAACAAGCAAAAGGATTTGGAGAAGAGTCATTCAGGTCAAATTAAGCTTTTAGAAAAACTAGAAGCCTTACATAACAGTCAAGCATCTGAGATCACAGAAAGTTGTTGTCAGAAAGAGAAAATAGtggaaaatatagaaaagtGTTTGGTAGACTTGAAATCGGTTAACGCACTGTCTGAGTCAAAGAAGATAGTTGGCTCTCTTCAAGAAAGACTGAATCAAACAAGTGGAACTCTAACAAGTACCGAAAGACTGCTGATCGCTGAGGAAGCAAATATCCGAAAAATCACATATTTGTGCGGAGAATTGTGCCCaaatcaaaagaaacaaagactCGGTGAACAATCGACTAGTGTAAGCCTACTGGAGGCACAAGTGAACGAAATGAATGATAAAGCTCCGGGAATAGTTGAACTTGCAGGCTCGTTAAATTGGACAGCACATCTTAAATCTATAAACCAGGTGAGGCAAAGATTCATGGGTTTTATGATcgaacagagacagaaagatgTTAACTTTCACGTGGCCAATATTTATGAAGAGCCATCGGATGAGTCGCTAAAAGAGCTGACCCGGAGACTGGACCAGCTGGAGGCGATGCTAAATGGACTCCGTCCGAAGAACCAGACCTATGAACAGATCCTGTTGGACCGCATGGGGGGCCTGGAGCAGGGCCTGAGAGACCGTCTGAGTGTCCTGAACGCGAGGATCAAGAAGACCGAAGCGGATGCAAAAAACTGCAACTCGGACTGCGACTGGGGGGAGCTGCCGACCATGGCAGAACTCCAGCAGAGAGTTAAGGCTATGGCAGCATCGGTAAAGAGTCGTTCCGGAAAGCGTAGCTAG
- the LOC117893928 gene encoding uncharacterized protein LOC117893928 yields MAYETLIINTYSRVSVKKTYTPSKAAKNIIKMAYKLLKPSFISSKRHWATQSRLPQVIVLSEEELQNSQNDELEAAAPA; encoded by the coding sequence atGGCCTACGAAACTCTTATCATCAACACGTACAGTCGTGTTAGCGTGAAAAAGACCTACACCCCATCAAAGGCCGCGAAGAACATAATCAAAATGGCCTATAAACTGCTCAAGCCTTCTTTCATCTCCTCTAAGAGGCATTGGGCAACCCAATCACGGTTACCTCAAGTGATCGTACTTAGCGAAGAAGAATTACAGAACTCCCAAAACGATGAGTTGGAAGCAGCTGCGCCAGCGTAA
- the LOC117895740 gene encoding angio-associated migratory cell protein has translation MRDNTPPHRPVFEDGDDEILEEIELDANAAPPLDEEEDELEEVTLEQLEARLGIHDYGDDDMDEESIRDRERIANMKDEAVLTFRSHTAPVFACSLHPQYSWAVTGSEDDLAFVWDTSSGEVLYKITDHKDTVTEVHFSYDGAYLVTGDLAGEINVFKVSELREERPILTKVWEYSMSDMSWLFWHRGAHVLLSGSDSGEVYVWRIPSGDCKILAGQGARCESGELSGDGKKLLTAYMNGVVKLWDLKTCQVLMEVNEQHPMGFGEITHAVVACELDSPFYICAEGGGKLLFCTNSGPISVVQSEHGIECIAFAPASSDLKLFACGSLDGHISIWDYSKYTLRTVCENPVPNDGVLRLKWLNDNTILAATSNGNLNAFDARTGTLKFTLTGHFYHIYELAYKPMDNQLLSVSEDTTAKIFKVPPLGD, from the exons ATGCGCGACAATACGCCACCGCATCGCCCAGTCTTTGAAGACGGCGACGATGAGATACTGGAGGAGATAGAGCTGGACGCGAATGCCGCACCTCCAttggacgaggaggaggatgaactGGAGGAGGTAacgctggagcagctggaggcacGTCTGGGCATTCACGACTACGGCGATGATGATATGGATGAGGAGTCCATCCGGGACAGGGAGCGCATTGCGAACATGAAGGATGAGGCGGTGCTCACGTTCCGCAGCCACACAGCGCCGGTCTTCGCGTGCAGCCTGCACCCTCAGTACAGCTGGGCGGTCACAGGAAGCGAGGACGATCTGGCCTTTGTGTGGGATACGAGCAGCGGGGAGGTGCTCTACAAAATCACCGACCATAAGGACACCGTCACCGAGGTGCACTTTAGTTACGATGGCGCTTACCTGGTAACGGGAGATCTGGCCGGCGAGATCAATGTCTTCAAAGTGAGCGAACTGCGCGAGGAGCGCCCCATCCTGACAAAGGTCTGGGAGTACTCCATGTCCGACATGTCCTGGCTCTTCTGGCATCGCGGTGCCCATGTGCTGCTGTCGGGCAGTGACAGCGGCGAGGTGTATGTCTGGCGCATTCCCAGCGGAGATTGCAAAATCCTAGCTGGTCAGGGGGCGCGGTGCGAGTCCGGAGAACTGAGCGGTGACGGCAAGAAGCTGCTAACGGCATATATGAATGGAGTCGTTAAGCTTTGGGACCTAAAGACCTGCCAAGTGCTCATGGAGGTGAACGAGCAGCACCCGATGGGCTTCGGCGAGATCACCCACGCTGTGGTGGCCTGTGAGCTCGACTCGCCCTTTTACATATGCGCCGAGGGAGGAG GAAAGCTGCTATTCTGCACCAACAGTGGACCCATCAGTGTGGTGCAGTCGGAGCACGGCATCGAGTGCATTGCCTTTGCTCCCGCTTCGTCGGACTTGAAACTCTTTGCCTGCGGCTCGCTGGACGGCCACATATCCATATGGGACTACTCAAAGTATACGCTGCGCACTGTCTGCGAGAATCCAGTGCCTAACGATGGCGTCCTTAG ACTCAAATGGTTGAACGACAACACCATCCTGGCGGCCACATCGAACGGCAATCTGAATGCGTTCGATGCCCGCACAGGAACCCTGAAGTTCACCCTCACTGGACACTTTTATCACATCTACGAATTGGCCTACAAGCCTATGGATAACCAGCTGTTGTCCGTTTCTGAAGACACCACTGCCAAGATATTTAAGGTTCCGCCGCTGGGCGACTAA
- the LOC117893593 gene encoding enhancer of split malpha protein, translating to MSFITREYKFESSMVQQKSDQHTMAMRSLKKLVKPLLRLVRKKQLLRKTLSEIQNQNDINDSLEDMRKDPTVSCDNMANEQLEQRLYNDLKQCPSNVAMIVQEGQQQHLVPVQPEKTFIPVHFARTSSGTFFWTTAAGARQHQEQQLRQQFDRWVQA from the coding sequence ATGTCTTTCATCACACGGGAATACAAGTTTGAGAGCAGCATGGTGCAGCAGAAATCAGATCAGCACACGATGGCCATGCGGAGTCTGAAGAAACTCGTCAAACCACTGCTGCGGCTAGTGAGAAAAAAGCAGCTACTGCGGAAGACTCTGTCCGAGATTCAGAACCAGAACGACATCAACGACTCGCTGGAAGACATGCGCAAAGATCCCACCGTCAGCTGTGACAACATGGCCAACGAGCAACTGGAGCAGCGCCTCTACAACGATCTGAAGCAGTGTCCCAGCAACGTGGCAATGATCGTGCAGgagggccagcagcaacacctCGTTCCCGTCCAGCCCGAGAAGACCTTCATCCCGGTCCACTTTGcccgcaccagcagcggcaccttCTTCTGGACCACTGCCGCGGGTGCACGACAGCACCAGGAGCAACAGTTGCGACAGCAGTTCGATCGCTGGGTTCAGGCCTAG